CTACAAGGAGTTCAACCAAGAGGACAAAGAGAATATGGAGCGGGTAAGTAAATAATCACTTCCTAGCTTCTaaagaaatacaaataaaaatgatcAATTTTATAGATACTTTCCAAATGCGTCGTTAAAGTCCATATACCCACAGAGAAGTATGAATTTTACCAAATTCACTTAACAAGAACTCATTTTGCTGTGCTTTCCTTTTTGCAGGGCTGTTCTTAATGTTATCCATCGGATGATCGAGTTTGTAATACGCGAGGGGCCGATGTTTGAGGCCTTGATCATGATtcgggaaatggaaaatccGCTCTTTGCGTTCCTCTTCGACAACGAGAGTCCTGCCCACATCTACTACCGATGGAAGCTGTTCTCTTTGCTACAGGGCGATACGCCCAATGAATGGCGGGAGGAGGAATTCCGTATGTTCAAAAACGGACCGGTTTGGAAGCCCCCGATCGCCAACTTCTACACTCAAGGCATGCCAGATGAGCTGGTTGTTGATCCCGATGCTCCTGTGGTGCACAAAGGAGCCTTGTCCAATGCGTACGTTTAGCAAAGATTATTCTCGGAACATAAGTATTAATTATCTTTAACGAAACAGGCAACGCAATCGACTCGAGGATTTGATTAGGCACTTAACTCCTGAACGCGCCCGCATTGGAGATGCCATGATCTTTTGCATTGAGCACGCAGATGCGGCTGATGAAATCTGCGAGTGCATCGCCGAGTCTCTGTCAAATATTAATACATTGGCTTCAAAGAAGATTGCTCGACTTTATCTGATATCAGATATACTGCACAACTGCACTGTTAAAGTGGCGAATGCTTCGTTCTTCCGTAAATCGTATGtatataagtttattaaagCATACTCGTTGTAATACCCCCTATTATTTAGTGTGGAAAAACAATTGTTGGACATCTTTGATAACTTGCATAACTACTACTTGAACATCGAGAGTCGATTGAAAGCAGAGGGCTTTAAATCCAGAGTCTGCAATGTAATCCGTACATGGGAGGAATGGACCATATATCCCAAGGATTTTATGGCCCAGCTGACGGCCAAATTCTTGGGCAAACCTGTTAGTTAACGAAATTCATTACAAATTGTGCGTGTAGTCTAATGGAATTTTGTGTTTAGTACGTCAAGCCAGTTAATACCTCCCCTCAAGCCCACGAAACGCGTTTTGATGAGGCTCTGGACGAAGATATCGACGGTGCACCCCTTTCCGGAGAGGAAAAGGACGACGAGGACCTAGACGGAGTGCCACTAGATGGAGCTGCTTTGCTTAAGAGCGCCCTGAAGCGAGCCATACCTGATGCAGATGCTGGTACTCCTAAGcgtgacacacctaagaaagaTGAATACCTCGATGAAATCGATGGCATACCATGTAAGCAGAAGCACGTTATTTTAACCTACTTACTATAAGTAAATAATCCTGAATTCCAGTGGATGACGATCTCGACGGTGTACCGTTGGAAAAAGAAACCAAATCTTCGGCTAAGTTGCCTGGCTTCATACCCTCAAAGTGGGAGACAGTTGATCCCCAGCAAGTAGAAGCACAGGCGATTACCACCAGCAAATGGGACACTCTCGATCCGCCAGATCCACCTAAGTTCTTTAGCTCGGACGACGACAGTGGAGAAGACAATCCGCAAAAGTACACCGACGAGATGCGACAGAAGTTAAGAGACATTGAGTTGAAAGCAATTCAGTACCAGGACGAACTGGAGTCCGGAAAACGGCGCCTGGAACCAGGTTGGACCGTTCCCGAACAAGTGGAACAATTCCGGAAGCGATTACTTAAACAGGTAAGATCTGTAACATACAGTAAGTCGGATGTAACAAATGAATTCTTTGCGAACAGGACTCGCGATCTGAGGCAACTGTAGACTCCCCGCTCAGCTACATGCACATAAAATCCAAGAGCTCCAAGGTGAGTGAGAGTCCAGCGCTGTTCAGAAGCGGTTCCCGCAAACGATCCCACTCGCCGTTCTCCGGTGCCGAATCCAAACGACGGGACTATTCACCTGAAACCTCGCGCTCATCCAAATCCACGAAACGCAATCGGTCGCGTAGTCCGTCCAGTTCACCGAAGCGGTATACAGAGCGGTCTTCTCGCAGCTCCCGCTACGAAACTCCTGCCTCCGGATCGTCGCGATCACGCAGTTCTCCAACCCCCTCGCGCTCCTCTCGCAGAGAAGAGCCATCGCCGCCGAGACATCGCAGCGACAAGCACAAGCACAAACATAGGCACTAGAGTGTGTGCTCTTCGGACgatttgtatttaattaaacatGGATTCTACATAAAAACACTTTCGTCGTTTGCTTTAAATACACagtatatataattttaaatctAAATCTTTTGTTAGGAAGTGGGACACACGCACAACACACGGCCCAGGCAGTTCGATTCCGCTCTGCGAATTTGTCTAAAAACATGAATCTAAGCAAGCTATATTAAAATGGTTACGTTTTGTTAAGGAAAGCCGGCCAACCAACACCAGTCCTCGAACCGCCTGAGCCTGGTCATATAAGCAGTGGTGATTATCATAAGGTGAATACATAGATGTGACTTAAAAGTAGATGCGAACAGCCTCCTCGGCATTCTGCTCCACGGGGCAGTAGGGGCACTTCAGTATGTGGCCAACACTCAGCTTGTGCAGGGCGTCGTTGGATATGACATGACCGCAGGTCAACTTCTTCGGCGGATTGTCCTCGGAAGTCTGCTGGCGCAATATGGGGCAGGCAAAGATCGAGTGGAAGCGGAATTCCGGCTGCAAATCGATCTCAATGGGCAACTCGTCGCAGCCGTTCCACATGCCCAAGACTTGGCGTGACTGCATCACCTGCTTGATATTGAGCAGGGCGGGCAGGGCAGTGCATCCGGCATTAACCACGACAGACAGGGCTGAGTTCTTGCTGATGCCTAGCAGTTGGCATGCGTCTTTGAGGAATATGAACGACAGTTCGGTCCACTTCTCCTGGCCCAAGAAGTGCTTGTAAGGCGAGTTCTCCAGCCCACTGGGCAGATATATAAAGCTGGCCATCAAGTTGGCTATTTCGTGCTCGTAGCGCACAGCAAACTTCTTGAAGTTCAGTCGAGCGTAGGAGATGGCCTCGCGCTGCGAGTCCAATCCGTAGGAGACCAGCTGCATGAAGCGCATGCGGTGCAGCCGGAACTCAATGAGCGAGTGGCGGTCACTCAGCTGCTGGGAGTACATCTTTGCCCACTTGAGGGCGTCAGTCAGATCCCGCTTCTGGATCTTCACCCAAATACCGTAGATGTCGGCAAACTCGCGCTCTGAGTCGAACACATCCTGGGCATGCTCCGGCGACATCTTGCACTCGCGGATTAGCGTGCGGGCCACATCGTCCATGCCCTGGCGACAATAATGCTTGGCAATGGCCTTGTTCAGCAACATCAGGTTATCCTCGTCCTGCAACACGTCCACTCGCATGGTGGACGAGAAGTCGGCGCTGAAGTTGCGGTCAATGGCCTTGCCGATCTTCGAAATGGAGCCGTGCAGATCACGGTGCTCCGTGGAGAGTTTCTGCACGCGTTCGTTGCACCTGGCAATAGCATTCCGGACACTCTCC
This genomic interval from Drosophila mauritiana strain mau12 chromosome 2R, ASM438214v1, whole genome shotgun sequence contains the following:
- the LOC117135754 gene encoding U2 snRNP-associated SURP motif-containing protein, which gives rise to MSKQGNKSKDSAAASATLKRISEKKLEAFTVGTFSKRQLSKKELEDQKKKEDAAAAAHAFKEFVETFQDAPTPSSKVWVKAGTYDAGSRREDKSEKGKLYKPVSKLMEKGSSDKVEDYAKTLASDLKKDSGPLKKKNQEKKKSNLELFKEELRQIQEEREERHKYKHMASSHSAPAQQPAASAAPVPSSSASTTSQNSSSSKESGSFDTGDPNTTNLYLGNLNPKISEQQLMEIFGRYGPLASIKIMWPRSEEEKQRGRNCGFVAYMSRKDAERALKTLNGRYIMGYEMRLGWGKTVPIMNTPIFTPQALLEMTLPPPPSGLPFNAQPSPSEADVLPKKNYKEFNQEDKENMERILSKCVVKVHIPTEKAVLNVIHRMIEFVIREGPMFEALIMIREMENPLFAFLFDNESPAHIYYRWKLFSLLQGDTPNEWREEEFRMFKNGPVWKPPIANFYTQGMPDELVVDPDAPVVHKGALSNAQRNRLEDLIRHLTPERARIGDAMIFCIEHADAADEICECIAESLSNINTLASKKIARLYLISDILHNCTVKVANASFFRKSVEKQLLDIFDNLHNYYLNIESRLKAEGFKSRVCNVIRTWEEWTIYPKDFMAQLTAKFLGKPYVKPVNTSPQAHETRFDEALDEDIDGAPLSGEEKDDEDLDGVPLDGAALLKSALKRAIPDADAGTPKRDTPKKDEYLDEIDGIPLDDDLDGVPLEKETKSSAKLPGFIPSKWETVDPQQVEAQAITTSKWDTLDPPDPPKFFSSDDDSGEDNPQKYTDEMRQKLRDIELKAIQYQDELESGKRRLEPGWTVPEQVEQFRKRLLKQDSRSEATVDSPLSYMHIKSKSSKVSESPALFRSGSRKRSHSPFSGAESKRRDYSPETSRSSKSTKRNRSRSPSSSPKRYTERSSRSSRYETPASGSSRSRSSPTPSRSSRREEPSPPRHRSDKHKHKHRH
- the LOC117135756 gene encoding E3 ubiquitin-protein ligase RMND5A codes for the protein MDSESLACSSVEKDLTRVVSKLEQLHENAEADIGDIATQMSELVEVLSRAEQLVTTLNSSTQVSQDDPMGDGVSMQVETEPTAPQRLTERQVESVRNAIARCNERVQKLSTEHRDLHGSISKIGKAIDRNFSADFSSTMRVDVLQDEDNLMLLNKAIAKHYCRQGMDDVARTLIRECKMSPEHAQDVFDSEREFADIYGIWVKIQKRDLTDALKWAKMYSQQLSDRHSLIEFRLHRMRFMQLVSYGLDSQREAISYARLNFKKFAVRYEHEIANLMASFIYLPSGLENSPYKHFLGQEKWTELSFIFLKDACQLLGISKNSALSVVVNAGCTALPALLNIKQVMQSRQVLGMWNGCDELPIEIDLQPEFRFHSIFACPILRQQTSEDNPPKKLTCGHVISNDALHKLSVGHILKCPYCPVEQNAEEAVRIYF